The following DNA comes from Anaerostipes rhamnosivorans.
CGCACTTGATCACTACGTTTGTCTTGTCGGACTTCACATTGGAGGTGATGGAACCTGCACCCATGTGGGATTTATATCCCAAAATAGAATCCCCTACGTAATTATAATGCGGAACCTGTACATGATTAAACAAGATATCATTTTTAATCTCTGTGGAATTTCCCACCACACAGTTTTCCCCGATCAGCGCATTGCCCCGGATAAAAGCTCCCGGCCTTACCTCTGTGCCTGCCCCGATGATGGTCGGTCCGTTGATCTCCGCGGTCCTTGCAACTGTAGCTGACTTTGCGATCCACACATCATCTCCGATCTGTTCGAATTCTTCTTTAGAAAGCGTTGGCCCTGTCTTTAAGATAAAATCACCGATCAGTGCCAGAACCTCCCATGGATATGTAGTCTGCTCAAATAGTTCCTTTGCGATGGTCTGGTCCATATCTTTAAAAATTTGCTGATTTGTCAGTTGTTTCAATTTCATTCACCTTTCCCTTTCTTGGTATTATAATACTGAGCGGTCTGATCAAACATCTGGCGCAGTACATACTGATGATTGGTCTTTTTCACTAAATCTGTATGCTTCGCCACAAAATGATTCAGCTTCTTCATATATTCTTCTTCGCTGACCGTGCCCTCCGCCACATAGGTAAGACCCTTCTCCCAGCTGGCTGTCAGCTCCGGATTCAGAAGGGATTGAATGGATCCCCTGACTACGTCAAAGATCATCTCCCCCATAAGTGTGGGCGTCACCGTCTGCGTCTTTTTGTTCAGTGCAATGTACTTGTTATTAATCAGTTTCTTGACGATCTCAGCCCGTGTGGCACTGGTGCCGATGCCGCTTCCCTTGATCTGTGCCCTCAGATCCTCATCTTCGATCAGCTGCCCGGCATTCTCCATGGCAAGGATTAGGGATCCGGAATTATAGCGCTTCGGCGGTGTTGTGGTTCCATCCTTGATCAGATGCTTTTTAATCGGAAGCTTCATTCCCTTTTTCAGGGAAAGAATGGCGTCAATCTGTTCTTTTGAAACAGAATCTTCCTTTTTGGCTTCTTTTCCGCCGGCTACCGTAAGATATCCGGGATCCACAAGCAGCTTAAAGTTAGCCGTGAAGGTTTCGCCTGCTGTTTTTGTAACAAGCTTTATCTTAGAATATACAGCCGGAGGCAGAAAGATACATAGAAACCGCCGGACAATCACTTCATACACCTTTTGTCCGGTCTGCGAGATACTTTTTAAATTGTTCAGGGCCTGTCCTGTAGGAATAATGGCATAATGGTCTGTGATCTTTTTATCATCCACATACCTGGTTTTGGCAAGCCCCGTGTAGGACTTTTTTTCCAGGATGTCCGCTGCCGTTTCCGACAAGATCCCATAATTCTTTAAGCCTGATAGATTTTTATAGATTTCCTTGCTGACGGCCGTGGACAAGACCCTCGCGTCGGTCCTTGGATAAGTGACCAGCTTTTTTTCATACAGCTCTTGTACGATTTTTAAGGTCTCATCAGGGCTTAGCTTAAACATCTTAGAGCATTGATTCTGAAGCTCTGCAAGATTGTATAAAAGCGGCGGATTCTTTTTCTCCTGGCGTTTTGTGGAAGCTTCCACGACCGTCTCCATGCCGGATGCTTCCTCAATCTCTTTTATAAAGGCTTGTGCGTCCTCTTTTTTCAGAAAACCGTTGTCCTTGTATAATTTCTTTGATTCAAAATACCTGGATCCTTTGACCGCCTTCCACTCGGACTCGATTTTAACACCCTGAGGTGTGATATGAGAGAGCACCTTATAAAACGGTGTGGGCACGAAGCCCCTGATCTCTCTTTCTCTTTTGACGATCATCCCGAGAACGCAGGTCATAACCCGTCCCACTGCCACCACGACACTTCTCTTCTGCTTCATAAAGTTTCCCAGCGTCCATCCATACTTTAATGTCAAAACCCTGGAGAAATTGATCCCCATCAAATAGTCTTCCTTGGCTCTTAAATACGCGGCAGACGCCAGGTTATCATACTCATCTAAGTCTTTGGCCTCCCGAACACCCCGGAGTACCTCCTCCTTTGTCTGGGAGTCAATCCAGACCCTCTTCTTCCGCTTTCCCGTCACGTGGGCTTCCTGGTCCACCAGCCGGTAGATATATTCCCCTTCCCGTCCGGAGTCAGTACAAACATAGATGGTATCGATATCTTCCCTGTTCAGAAGGGAACTCACGATGTCATACTGCTTCTTCACCGCCGGGATGATCTCGTACTTAAAATCTTCAGGAAGAAACGGCAGTGTTTCCAGTTCCCAGCGTTTCAGCTTTGGATCATACTTGTCCGGATATGACATAGTGACCAGGTGACCCACGCACCATGTGATCACAGTATTTTCACTCTCAAGATATCCGTCTCTGCTGGACGGTTTTAGGTCTAATGCGTTGGCAAATTCTCTCGCCACACTTGGTTTTTCGGTAATAAATAATGACTTCAAACGTAATCCTGCTTTCATTT
Coding sequences within:
- a CDS encoding DNA topoisomerase, translated to MKAGLRLKSLFITEKPSVAREFANALDLKPSSRDGYLESENTVITWCVGHLVTMSYPDKYDPKLKRWELETLPFLPEDFKYEIIPAVKKQYDIVSSLLNREDIDTIYVCTDSGREGEYIYRLVDQEAHVTGKRKKRVWIDSQTKEEVLRGVREAKDLDEYDNLASAAYLRAKEDYLMGINFSRVLTLKYGWTLGNFMKQKRSVVVAVGRVMTCVLGMIVKREREIRGFVPTPFYKVLSHITPQGVKIESEWKAVKGSRYFESKKLYKDNGFLKKEDAQAFIKEIEEASGMETVVEASTKRQEKKNPPLLYNLAELQNQCSKMFKLSPDETLKIVQELYEKKLVTYPRTDARVLSTAVSKEIYKNLSGLKNYGILSETAADILEKKSYTGLAKTRYVDDKKITDHYAIIPTGQALNNLKSISQTGQKVYEVIVRRFLCIFLPPAVYSKIKLVTKTAGETFTANFKLLVDPGYLTVAGGKEAKKEDSVSKEQIDAILSLKKGMKLPIKKHLIKDGTTTPPKRYNSGSLILAMENAGQLIEDEDLRAQIKGSGIGTSATRAEIVKKLINNKYIALNKKTQTVTPTLMGEMIFDVVRGSIQSLLNPELTASWEKGLTYVAEGTVSEEEYMKKLNHFVAKHTDLVKKTNHQYVLRQMFDQTAQYYNTKKGKGE
- a CDS encoding acyltransferase, with the protein product MKQLTNQQIFKDMDQTIAKELFEQTTYPWEVLALIGDFILKTGPTLSKEEFEQIGDDVWIAKSATVARTAEINGPTIIGAGTEVRPGAFIRGNALIGENCVVGNSTEIKNDILFNHVQVPHYNYVGDSILGYKSHMGAGSITSNVKSDKTNVVIKCGEEKIETGRKKIGAILGDHVEVGCGTVLNPGSIVGANTNIYPLSMVRGYIEENSIYKKAGEIAQKQ